atttcttgtttttcattttgatagttagtgtattatgttaccaaaccttatgcttaaaattccaatttgctttgccaacgttaaacaacaaaaccaaactagaagtcagtcagtgtcagtgattttattaatttcactttttcatctatgaagattatttggttccatcaaatctgtgaattcagaagaagatttttgaagtttcaggcccctgggggtcggtcatggaaaatatgtttatatgatTCAATGACCATCTCATAgagataattctgacaatatttgactaattttctattatgaATGACCAcataatgctccaaaatgtgtcttcactatataaactataataaacttaaccccctccccagggagaaacctgagaccccagggttatattattcacaatttttgtagagagccttgagacctttctatctatgaagagtatttgtttctaccacatctgtgaagtggatttttgaaatttaagtcaattttaccccttttggtccctccCACAGGGAGtcatataaaaatttaaattgtttacgaacacacgacggatgacgcacgacgcacgacgacggacaaaagtcGATTGgaaaaggtcacttgagacttcgtcacAGGTGACCTAAGTAGCAATACAACAGTAAAACGTCTATGTTAAATATCCTTATCATCTCAAAGATTGATGTTACCTTTTCCATCTTTGATTATCTCCATTTTTCCATTGTAGCGGCTAAGTTTCCCTTCAAACACCCGTGTTACAGTCAGTGTGTTTAGATCCAAGATTTTGATCTTCCTCGTGTCGGTTGCTATGGCAACCTCAGTTTCACTGATACACAGCATGGACTTCGGAAGTCCATCGTTCTAGATGAGGTAAATGCAAAAGCATCTGAACAATTACTGTGAATAATTACTTGAATACTAACatgtgttttaattttgatacagCTCCTGAGTACGCGTCAGTCTACGTGTATGTAATACGTTTACGCTCAGAGCGGGTGATATCTAACAAGTTCATGGTCAAAATGGATTTGAGCACAAACAACCTTAAAACAGATAAACAAAAATAGTGATAAACATTATTACATTAAGATAATAATGTCAGGTAAAAGttattcatttttagagaaacaTTACCACTGTTCCACGGCGGACGACCTTCCTTGACAATACATCATATACCATGATGGCACCAAGTCTGTAGTTCTCGTTTTTCGAACGCACCGCCATGGCGATATACCGCGAGTTCAACAGGTTACAGAAGCAGCTACATAAAGCAACAAACATCGTTATGTTAACCGAGACAAAACTATTGTaaactttctttcgcggttattaaatttcgcgatttccgtttcaaaatattttcggGGAGATTGAGTTTAGTTTAGTTTACttaatttaaaagttaaaatttaaGCTGGAACTTTGTAGAGAAAACAGCAAACCCTTGCGTCACTATGTAATTTTACTTACACATTTTCATTCGGCCAGTGTCtcaatttcatcaatatatcttaatttagaaaaatactctgacaattccacaaaggaAGGTATTGATATATTAGATAAGAAAAGAATGATAAGCTCTTCTTGAGAGATGTTTTAGTAATGGTTTGGGTCagaatgaaaagaaaagaaatatgatattttcatatctttttaaTGGCATAATGCTACAGaaaagttaaatattttaaGTTCAAGTACTGACGTCTACTGTTAAGATAAAATAAACTAATTCACGAAATTGATAATGACCCGTAAAGCAAATTAATAGTCTTATACAGTGTACTAATGTAGTGTTCGGTCAATATAAATACAACACAGACAGgatgttaaaaggacgttaatatAACGAACCAAAAGAAGTCATTGACAATCGAACATACAGTTGAATATCACTTGAAAATGACTGATGATAGTACAGTAAAGCAGCTATTACGAACCTCCAGTGGCCAAGAAAGTAAGTTTGTAATACGTATATTTCGTTCAAAACATACTACAAAAGTATTATTCAAAAACGTGATTGGGAATCAAAACCATTGTGTTTAAACCATAAATTTGGTGTAAGCATGCTttaatactgtatagttggttTAGTGAAATAAAGTCCTTGCCAATATGTGAATCTATCCAAATTCGCAAAATTTAACACATTTCGAAATTGATCGAATTCGTAGTTATACGTGTTTTAGTCTGTCGTGAGAATAAAACTTACAGTGGCAATAAAGATAGTCCGCGAAAACAAATGCCGGCGACTAAGTTACAAACAGTAAATCGCAAAATTATAAACCCGCcaaatttaacaactatacagtaactATTTGTCACATAAATAAAGTTTTTACCTGACTGATATGCCTAGAGGTGTTTGGGAAGTAATTGCTTGCTTTTCTGGCCGTGTTACGTCCCAGACTCGTACTCCACTATCGCCCTCACATACTGTTACTAGAATCTTCCATGACGCGCTGGCTATCCTTGCGATACCGGATCGATGAGGTAGGATGACCTTTCTCTCCTCTGTGTCAAGGTCATATACGATAATATCGTGAAAATTCGAGAAATACATCTTTTTGCAGTCTGGAGTATATCGTAACCATTGTCCTACATCGCTTGTATTTCCTGAAAAcagaaatttataaaaagtttcataaaacaaaattgtatcaATATGATTGACCGTGCCATTTTCAAAGGACCAAAGACTCAACATATTTGCGGATTCTCTTGTTTTTGCAAAATTCAACAATCGACTTTGTTTCTTTACACACGGAAATCATTTTCCATATCCATTGTagtgatttattttaaaactttaatagTACGACTCATTCATAACTGCTTccgatttctttatttttttaactggaTCAGTTCATGAAAAAACTGATTTATCAAATTACCATTATTCCTTCCCTcgtattcaaaatatatttcaaatatcacCAGACTAGTATAATTACGATTTACAGCTGATTTCTGTCGAGGTTAGGATGATCATGATATGATAACCACCTcacaataaatttaaattatcgCAAAGTTAAAgacgctgacgaatggtattttctcTATGAAAATCATAGGCAGTAGAAtaggtatttttcttcagttaccaaagttacttactttataccattgcCATCATTAAAACCTTCTAGCTtcttatcttatatatatcttatatacaaaAGTATCAAAAATACTTAATTGTGTTCCGAAAACAAATGCACGGCACTATTtcttatatatagaaaaaattaTTGATTGCaaatgtaccaaaagcaaaataaattattttatattacttttgtgttaattagacatatatatacaccattaaacaccaattattgttcaaatgatggatatcatttatgctctgtcggcaaaTGTACGTccaaaaaaacaagaggcccagagggcctgtatcgctcacctggtttgtaatgccaagtaatattctgaatacaggttcattgtttcttttctgaaggaattataatattaacctctaaatcccctattgggccccacccctcctgcccccagggggtcagagccaaaatttacacaagttctgtttccccttcccccaaggatgtttatggctaaatttggtcacaatccaagcaaaactctatgactagtagcgatttaaaggatttgcctctatttcctctattgggcccaacccctccagcccccggggggccagagccaaaatttatataagttctgttctgttccccttccccaaaggatgtttgtggccaaatttggttacaatccatgtagaactctatgactagtagcgatttaaaggatttacctctatttcccctattgggctccgcccctcctgccctcgggggtccagagccaaaattcatacaagttctgttccccttcccccaaggatgtttgtggccaaatttggttacattccattcagaactctatgactagtagcgatttaaaggatttacctctatttcccctattgggccccgcccctcctgcccccggggggtcagagccaaaatttatacaagttctgttccccttcccccaaggatgtttgtggccaaatttggttacattccattcagaactctatgacgagtagcgatttaaaggatttacctctatttcccctattgggccccgcccctcctgcccccggggggtcagagccaaaatttatacaagttctgttccccttcccccaaggatgtttgtggccaaatttggttacattccattcagaactctatgactagtagcgatttaaaggatttacctctatttcccctattgggccccgcccctcctgcccccgggggaccagagccaaaatttatacaagttctgttccccttcccccaaggatgtttgtggccaaatttggttacattccatgcagaactctaggacaagtagcgatttataggatttacctctatttcccctattgggccccgcccctcctgcccccggggggtcagagccaaaatttatacaagttctgttccccctcccctaaggatgtttgtggccaaatttggttacaatccatgcagaactctaggacaagtagcgatttataggatttacctctatttcccatattgggccccgcccctcctgcccccggggggtcagagccaaaatttatacaagttctgttccccctcccccaaggatgtttgtggccaaatttggttacattccattcagaactctatgactagtagcgatttaaaggatttacctctatttcccctattgggccccgcccctcctgcccccggggggtcagagccaaaatttatacaagttctgttccccttcccccaaggatgtttgtggccaaatttggttacattccattcagaactctatgacgagtagcgatttaaaggatttacctctatttcccctattgggccccgcccctcctgcccccggggggtcagagccaaaatttatacaagttctgttccccttcccccaaggatgtttgtggccaaatttggttacattccattcagaactctatgactagtagcgatttaaaggatttacctctatttcccctattgggccccgcccctcctgcccccgagggaccagagccaaaatttatacaagttctgttccccctcccccaaggatgtttgtggccaaatttggttacattccatgcagaactctaggacaagtagcgatttataggatttacctctaattcccctattgggccccgcccctcctgcccccggggggtcagagccaaaatttatacaagttctgttccccctcccctaaggatgtttgtggccaaatttggttacaatccatgcagaactctaggacaagtagcgatttataggatttacctctatttcccatattgggccccgcccctcctgcccccggggggtcagagccaaaatttatacaagttctgttccccctcccccaaggatgtttgtggccaaatttggttacaatccatgcagaactctatgactagtagcgatttaaaggaaatgttgacggacggacggacggacggacggacgacggacgccgcgccatgacataagctcaccggcccttcgggccaggtgagcatctttaatataaccgctaaaataattatatgtagTGTTATTTGTGctttatttttaattaccttTAATAACCCTCGTCTGCTGTAGTGTTTCTGTACTATAGAAGAGGAAATCCCCATCCGACATGCAGGACGCGACGAAGTTTTTCTCGTCGGGGGAGATACAGACTAAATCCACGGACAATATCGCTTCATCACGTGATCCCTTTGGGGGTGGTTTGTACACATCAATCCAGTTGGAGAATTCTTCTTTCTCAAGGTCGAGCAAGGCGACCTTGAATAATTCAATTTCTACCACTATGATCAATCGGCCTGACCctgttcaaaatatatatttcaacttaATTATGGTTCAATAAATCCATGCATACCATGAATgatattcaaatgaaaattcGGAAAATATCAAATCGCTACCATAATTgcaatttccaaaatcaaaacacTACGACCAACCATTGTAAAATTTAAGATCTATTACAAGATTTCGTAAGTAGAATCAAGTGctctttaaagttgtatttcttgcaATTTTCACCATCACTAACGGTCATAAAACACACAATGTGTGAATgtggatgcttatatatgatggttcagatccataaaatacatatttaattttatttcataataacaTCAATCAGAGATAAAAAGGAATTATAGACTAAACATTAAGTTATTGAGATTCAAAATTTTGGTCAACTGAGTTATGTATATTTGCTTCACAATAGCGCTACAAAACGCTAGTGAATAGAAAAATGCTTCTCTTTTTCTGGAAGTTATACACACCGTGGAAAAGATTCTCATCTTCTCTCATAAAACGTTTCTCCTTTGTCTTCACTTTGGACATCTTCTTGCCTGTGGATGCATTGTACAACACCGCTGTGTCATCCGTCAGTTTTACGAGGACATTTTTATCGTGACCTCCTACCCAGTACCCCGTCATATTAGACAGTGAGTATAGTATCTCTCCCGATGgctgaataaccttgaccttttcgTCCTCGTACTCGGCCAGAATGAGTGTGTCGTCAGCCATGAATCGAACCCTTTTAGGAGATCTGCCAAGTTTGTTGAATGACTTAATCAAGGTTCCGTCTGATAGATTCCACGTCTTTACACTCTGTTCGTCATCATCAGCACCTATTGTATAACAGTATACATGCAAATGATTCAATAACAGATCGGATTAAGAGATACCAAAACGATCTAGATGAGGTTTTTACCGTAGAGTCGCCCCACCTTCCGATGATTGttacatcatattttgatttttgtgatgtcacaaaCACCGGAAGGTGCTTTGTCCACTTTGTCCATGTTATTTTGGTATCTAGAAATCATTATATTCTACAAATTCTCTCTTACAAAGAAGAAAATTCTGACTAACAATGCAATTTAAAAACTGTACAAACAGAAGCGATAGACTTTTTAGTTAGGACAGCTTGAATATGTGTGTCCATGAATCTAGTggataaaaattgaaatttgtcAAGTGGGTCATCATTGGACTTTTTACTTACAATGGTTAGCTTTAATGCTAAAGTATCCAACAGACAAGATatgaattataattacataataaaacTAAGCATAAACTCTTAGGAGAAACATACAGAGGCTCTTGCAAGAATACGAAGGAGAATGAAGgttaaacatgtacatgtggaAGGTTATTTTGTAGTTCATCAGTAACATTCACCAAACGGACCTCAATGAAACACTGAATGGGTCACAATCTGAATGGTGATTCGAGTTTCAACACTGAATCGTCTAACACAAGAGGTATTCTACAAATCGGACCTAAGTAAATCTTACAAcataccattatatatatattataattatgtatagcTGTTTTCTGAAAACTCACATGTAACGATAGTTTTGCCATCTCTGCTAATGTCCAGTCCTGTTACTTCGGCTGAGTGGCCGGAGAGTAAGTATACCAACTGACCGCCAGGTTTGGTCAGTATATCTCGGTCTGGTAGTAAATGGGGTCGGGTGATGTGCTTGCACTGCTCACAAAGTCTTCGAAGGCCCTCATCCTATCACAAGCGatgtacaaatattgtgaaatcaaattaacaatatgttgtttttatctAGCAGTCACAATGGTTggatattgtatatgtaaatagGCTTAGAATAGCTcttcgaaataaaaaaaaatgattaaaatgattATTCTGACGGAATATCATGGAACCCTAAATGAAAGACGTATAATTCCTATAATGCCGTATCTTGGTCATAGAAAGGAGGCACAACAGCAAGTTGAAGTTCAAATGGGATTCGTCTACATCTATgtcatttgtacaataatttattctaaaaatatgtttttgttgtgcTTACCTCATCACCACCGAGTCGGTCTCGGAGCTGTAAGTCCAACAGGTTCACATCGTACAGTAACGTCTGCATAGACAGCTGGAAACAGTCGTGTAGCGTGTTGATGGCATAATCAAGTGGGAACTTCTTCATGGCCAGCTGGATATCGGCCATCACATTCCTGCAcaagatttatattttgtaacaaTTTTACAGTTGGATGTCGGTGATCTTATTTCTAGATAGAAAATTCTTCAGTTGGATATGGGCCATCACATTTCTGGATAAGATTTACCACGTTAAAGATTTCATCACTTCTCAGCAACACATTCAGCTGACGACGTCTGTGCGATATCGTGAGAAATGAACAATTCTTCGAATTATGGAAAATTTGAATTCCTATACAGTTCCAGAGAAAGAGAACAGTATCTATAATTGGATATCATGTTGTCTTATAATATCCAGAAATATATGGTACTCTACACATTGCAGTCAGTTGTGATAGGGTTTGGAATCCACCTAACTACAAATTAAGTACTTACCTTATTGAAGAAGACAATAACTTTGTCTGTAGGAAGTCTAAACGAAGTAAACACTGGTCTTTCAGTTCCTCCATATTCTTTGCCATAATGAGGTGGAATGGGAGGTTGTTTAGTTTCCTCAGATTAAACTTGTCTCCGTGTTTCAGTGGCTGAGTAGAGGAGTGGCGGTCCTCTAAGCCAGAATTCCCCGATCTATCTGTACATGGCTTCTTGTTCCCTTATGAAAAGAAAATCATTTGAATTAATGACATCCATCCAAACAAGTGGCATAGGGGTTGGTTTGGGAACTGAGACATTTTATTTAtgcattaaatgttttatggaGTAAATTGTTAATATACATGCCAGACATTTCCACACACTCTTTTTGAAATTACATCCAGTATGAAGGAAACCACACTTTTGCATAACATGCCTATGATCTATTAAAGCGCTACTCAGTATGTATTTAGTACACGATGCAATACCtgcaaaattttgatttttcagAGATGAAATGAAGACTCACCATTACTCCACTTTCCACTGAAGAAATCTGCCAGCGCCTGGTGTAGATTCTGGATGTCCTGTTCGCTACAGTAACGCGATCTCGCTGCCTGAATGAACTGTCTATGGTACCAGTAGAAGACACGGACATCATCCGCTCCTCGTTCCACTGAAAATTATAACGTATAgaaatgatattattttcttatgtttGTGGTCGTTGTAGGGATTGTTTACGACAATGGGAATGAAATAATATGATAGTGTAAAGAGGTTGTCTTTTAAAAGAGTTAAAATATTTAGTGAAAACTGGGTGAAATATGTAGTTGAAGTGGCCGTTTAGAACAAAGGGTCGCTCAATAGAGATGAGAGAGTTATTACATATTTGACTGTATTCATTTAGtacattatcttacaaacatataAATGGCTTTCAGATGGTTGGTCTTTCACTACGTAAGTTGATGGTATTTGATCAAAATTTGGACGTAAAAAGGATATGTCCTGCCTGTCCAGTGATGTGTTACCCTATGACTCCGAGTCAATCTTTTCCAAAAGAAAAAAGTTCCCATCTCTCTATTAAAAAGTATGAATTATGAAAGATGACATAATTTAAGAGTTATATATCTTCTAAGCAGCTTTAAAAGAAGTGCTCACGTTACCTGTGTCTGTCCTGATCGAGTCACTGTCGATTGACACGTTATATTGACACTATATAGAAACTAAAACGACCTACAGTAAACGGGAGCAGAGGCAAAACTCCGACATAAGGAATTGTTGGGTCAGGTGCATCATGACATCTTGGCAAAGAAACCATCTCGAGACCAAGATGGGAAATCGCAAACCAACAGACTCGAGGGATATGGCAAAGATTAAATCAAAGGATGAGGATTAAGCAGGTCAAGGTAGATAGTTTGAGGCAGCATGGTAGCTGGACTCGCTGGGAGAGAGTGAGGCAAAGGAAAGTATCccaaaatgacatttgtaggaTGTAAAGTCACAGACTTAGTTCCCTGCTGAAGTCGACATGTGATATACTGCCAAGCTCAACCAACCTCATCTGGGGAATTAAGGACAATGACGAATGTGTACAATTCACAGGTTAACCTGGCACACGTCTTCGTATAATCCAGATGGCACTTTCAGATAAAAGATACACATGGCGACATGACCATGTCCTTAAGATGGTCGCACCAAGTCAAGGGAGTGAGACAGCGTAAAGTATCCTGGAGtgatatttaggagatggaAGGTCACAGGTTTGCATTTcggtatatatatcaacatagGATCTGATGTTAAATCCCACCAATTTGTTCACCTACAGTATGGAGGTCAGCACTGAAAGTGTACTTTGTGGAAACAGACAAGAATGGAAGATATGGTGCTTATCTTTAGAAGTTGAATGCATGGGTTTTCTGGGTCAGTTACTTTGGGGGCTTAAAGTTTATCAGGGGCTATTAGAGCGGACAGGAAAAACTGGATATAGGCTAAAGACAGATCGAGGTTGCTTTCAGTTTGATCTGCAGAAGGCTGTTTAGTCACCAGCAACAGTGCTAGCCATGAGGTGAAGAATGGCACACTGAGTCACACTAAATTGTCACGTTAGACTGACCTACATATTCCTGTAGATCTGTCCTGAGTCGAACCAGCAGCAGGGGAGGTAATCTCCGGACGGGCGGGGTCCAGTATACGTATACATCATTGAGGACAATGTCATCACAGGAAAGGATGTCTTCTAACTCCGCCTCTGACAACCCATTTGTAGCTAAAACataattgaaatacatatattatatgtatcaaagttgaaaatataagcTAGCTCAGCCATTGACGGATCACCTGCAGTAAATCAAATTATACCGTCTGGGTCCCCgacgtgactttgcattttgtaggGTGTATATGCTTCTACATTAAATTAAGCTACACAAGCCTTTGTAAGCACAAACATGTCTACTTATTGTCTGGCAATTAGCTATAGtcaattaaaaagaaactaGCTCAAGTCACTTTGCTCTTGTCACTATACACTTAACATTTTCACTTCTATCAGGGGGAGGGCTGGgcggtatatatatactaaagcaTCGAATATTCCTGGgtatattttcttaatttatggGTAGAATCTTATTGCAGTTAACCTATCAATATTAAAAGTATTGAATTATGAAATGCAAGAAACTACAAATATCTCAGGTGAAGACAAAAAAACTATACCTTGCAACCTCATTTATACACGTGTCTAAAATCACAAAGGAATGTGCCATCAATGAGCAGCAGAAATGATGAAAATTTTATATGACTGTCAAAATCTACATTTCTGTATACCTGTTGTCAAATATCCAAGAGCATGTGAGACCAAGATTTTGCCGTGTTTGACCTCAAGCTGAGAAAACAGAAGGTCAATACTATCACGAACTGTTGATTGTAGTCTAACATCATCTGGGTTTGTGAACGAGGTCCATTTCTGCGCCTGGTCAAACGACAGCTTCAGATACAGAGGTATCGGACAAGTGTCAAAGGCATTGATCAAAGTGTCCCACTGCCAATTGGTCAGTGTACGTCCGTTAGCGGTCAGCCAGCTTCTGACAATGTTATCTACAGCTTCTTTATCAAGCACAGGAACTGCGACAAAATTTTCTGGGGTCTTGATTTTTCTCtaagatttaaaaacaaaaataaaccttatgtattttgttttcttctgtATTTGTTTAACAGGAGTCTACATGATAAAGGaattgtgagttttatttgaTCTACAATGGTGaacattatttatatgattCATAAACTGTTAAAGTTAGGAGACAAAGAAGACTCAATGGCGTAAATTGCTAGCATACTATGATGCATTTAGACCTCTATCTTATTAGAAATAAGTTTAAGTAAATTGATTCAATTTTTGCCATACTTCGCTTGTCAAACCTTGAATGGCAGTCAAGGTCAAACATAGCAGTAATTCATAAAACAAAAGATATCACCAGTAGGaccaataaaaaaataaagtctcattatcatttttttctttgtcttacTTATTGAAAAGTTCAAACCAAAACATGGTAAGTAATGGATAtgtttcaatattaaaatacttcaataaataattgtaaacatacttattttagcacTGTAAAATTTTAGCGCAAATgtacaaaattgtaaattaagatatattagaACTTATAAAAACATAGTGCAATCTGGTGGTTCAATACCGGAGATACACTTTTACATAATTACCTCTGTACGTGAATTTGCGCTTCAAAGACGTTGCAAAAAACtctaaaaataaaactaccactaaaataaaaaaaaactaccactaaaataccactaaaataaaactaccactaaaataaaaaaaaactaccactaaaataccactaaaataaatctaccaccaaaataaaactaccactaaaataaaactactaccaaaataaaactaccgctaaaataaaactaccactaaaataaaactactaccaaaataaaactaccactaaaataaaactaccaccaaaataaaaaaaaaacccactaaaatgaaactaccactaaaatacaactaccactaaaataagaatgtttacataaatatatttttataaaatacctGAAGAGCGGGAAAACACTCATAGACATCCTCCTCCAGAGTAGACACTATCACTTTCACATTGTCTGGGAGCTTTGCTGGAAGCCAGTTTAGGGTGCGGCCATTGTTTGATTGATCAAGCTGATCAAGCGAGTCGAGAAGGATGACCAGGGGACGGACATCTTTGGCCAAGCCTATGGCAAACTTAAAGGTTTTGACCAGCAACTTGA
The Argopecten irradians isolate NY chromosome 9, Ai_NY, whole genome shotgun sequence DNA segment above includes these coding regions:
- the LOC138332271 gene encoding NACHT domain- and WD repeat-containing protein 1-like isoform X2, coding for MYRQYLYQLSLLASAGHKTADDTRKQNDVAGLTTEDHPAKVKSFPSSQNPPPAPPPPPPPPLPPGQSLPADDDDDVYDNIMTVADLPEVHPSLLGDTTISVQTLVKIVRIFTSSTFTDTKFERNTWMCDAYPQVKAFCQAQGYEFQVVDMRWGVRDEASDDHSTTDLCLRELDMCKKLSTGPNFVSLLSHKYGYRSLPKVIEAEEFDKVFADVKSDKAKDLLRKWYLRDSNAVPPVYLLCSISKHLPDSVSRDKEVSKKAKQIWWEESDVMQEALKSAAEEALGEVEAKKYIISVTEKEIETGLLSVDKHGVESGCAWFRRNIKDIESVEPSYQLSRYMECLGDEETVKLAQGLLTDLKDRKMQNHLPSDNIITYTVPWSDKGINPELSEHQVYLKQMSEDFVKKMMTMITKGIEERLSKDRSDPLETECLQHIQFCQEKCKNLHGREATLQAIQDYLTRNNTKPLVVHGQSGCGKTSIMAKAAALAPSYYTDYQSKPAVIIRFIGTSPDSSNILSLLTSITKQIYTLYNINKPIPEDIKLLVKTFKFAIGLAKDVRPLVILLDSLDQLDQSNNGRTLNWLPAKLPDNVKVIVSTLEEDVYECFPALQRKIKTPENFVAVPVLDKEAVDNIVRSWLTANGRTLTNWQWDTLINAFDTCPIPLYLKLSFDQAQKWTSFTNPDDVRLQSTVRDSIDLLFSQLEVKHGKILVSHALGYLTTATNGLSEAELEDILSCDDIVLNDVYVYWTPPVRRLPPLLLVRLRTDLQEYVVERGADDVRVFYWYHRQFIQAARSRYCSEQDIQNLHQALADFFSGKWSNGNKKPCTDRSGNSGLEDRHSSTQPLKHGDKFNLRKLNNLPFHLIMAKNMEELKDQCLLRLDFLQTKLLSSSIRNVMADIQLAMKKFPLDYAINTLHDCFQLSMQTLLYDVNLLDLQLRDRLGGDEDEGLRRLCEQCKHITRPHLLPDRDILTKPGGQLVYLLSGHSAEVTGLDISRDGKTIVTCADDDEQSVKTWNLSDGTLIKSFNKLGRSPKRVRFMADDTLILAEYEDEKVKVIQPSGEILYSLSNMTGYWVGGHDKNVLVKLTDDTAVLYNASTGKKMSKVKTKEKRFMREDENLFHGSGRLIIVVEIELFKVALLDLEKEEFSNWIDVYKPPPKGSRDEAILSVDLVCISPDEKNFVASCMSDGDFLFYSTETLQQTRVIKGNTSDVGQWLRYTPDCKKMYFSNFHDIIVYDLDTEERKVILPHRSGIARIASASWKILVTVCEGDSGVRVWDVTRPEKQAITSQTPLGISVSCFCNLLNSRYIAMAVRSKNENYRLGAIMVYDVLSRKVVRRGTVNDGLPKSMLCISETEVAIATDTRKIKILDLNTLTVTRVFEGKLSRYNGKMEIIKDGKEILTLTQGKHGFKTYDIETGKTVNLIHAPPEIREKKQCNKFDQSTLRVNKTNIMACYIEEEGPIVVFDYMKNVCLKILKMTSRDSVFYGAYLPQDGSYLAVNTYKRFPDPVIQGKMNTVGCVVVYSIQQGIPLVPG